TGAGGTTCAAGCTATTTTTGATTTAATTGAAAATGATTCAAGATTCATCTCTACGACATTGACCATAGGCGCGGGCTTATTGATGGTAACTTTTAAAGATTAAAGTGGATAGATCAACCTAAAGCGGTAAAAGGATCAAACGTCAATTTGATCCTTTTTAATGTCTAATTAATGCTGATTCTGGTGAAATGTAAGTCATATTCTAAGTACTTGTGAACAAAAGCCGTTTTATCACTGCTACGCAATAAGTTGTTATAGATAAACTCTGGTACAGGGTGATAAAGCTCACCAGAGCCATTATTGTAAAATATTTTTAAATAGCGCGAGGTCGCATTATATTTCCAAGTCGTCACAGCAAGAGGTGTTCCCATGGCATCTCCTTGAACTATAGGCTTATGATGATGTTATTAGATTTGCTAAACCTATTGTGACCATAAGTCAGATAGGAAAGCTTATGTATAGCAGATTTGTAAATCCAAATGCATGCTCAAAATGAGATTAAGTTTTCTATTTATTTGATGGAAAATATGAATAAATTAAAAACATGATAATTTTTAGATCAGTCTATTATGAAAATTTAAGCTGAAATAAATGTATAAGAACGCCTGAATTTTGAACTGTATTACCTCATCTTTGACCACTAATAACGATTTTTAAATAAAAAAGTTAATGGATGATTCAAATAAAAAACCACGCTAAAAGCGTGGTTTTTTTAAATCAGTTCGATCTAATTAAAGAATTAGATTTTACCTACTAGGTCGATTGAAGGCGCAAGCGTTGCATCGCCTTCTTTCCATTTAGCAGGGCAAACTTCGCCTGGGTGAGCATGTACGTATTGAGCTGCTTTAACTTTACGAAGAAGTTCAGAAGCATCACGGCCAATACCACCAGCGTTGATTTCAACGATTTGGATTTTACCTTCTGGATCGATAACGAAAGTACCACGGTCAGCAAGACCAGCAGCTTCGATTAGAACTTCAAAGTTTTTAGACAAAGTCCACGTTGGATCGCCAATTAATGGGTATTGGATTTTACCAATCACTTCAGAAGTATCATGCCAAGCTTTATGAGTGAAGTGAGTGTCAGTTGAAACACCGTAAACTTCCACGCCTAATTTTTGGAATTCAGCATAGTTGTCAGCAAGATCGCCAAGTTCAGTTGGACAAACAAAAGTGAAGTCAGCTGGGTAGAAGAATACGACAGACCATTTGCCTTTAAGATCAGCTTCTGTAACATCTACAAATTGACCGTTGTGGTAAGCAGTCGCTGCGAATGGTTTAACTTCAGTATTAATTAAGCTCATCATTGTCTCCATGATTAAGGATTGTCTTTAATTTCTAATAGAGTATCGAAACTTGTGTTATTGCTGAAACAGTATTTTTACATAACTAGCATCGGAAAAACCGAACTGAGTAATGTGAGAAGTATTCAATTTCACTCAATACAGTCATTTTGTCATTCAACATCAAAGTTATGATTCTTTCATGACAAAAGAAAAGTTAAGAAAAGATCCGTTGTTAAACATGAAGCCATTGGAGTGAGAATTCAAGGGCTGAGTTTAAAAAAGATAGAAAAATAATGGAAATCAATATCGTGATCGTAGATATATGCGCCATATAACGCTTTTCTAAAGAAAAAAATAAATAAACATCAGTTCGAAATAGGTCAATAGGTCACTAGTTTAATAGAATATTAGAGATGAATTTTCTGAGGATAAAAATCAACAATTAAATGACATGGTGTTAAATGATCTGTTCAGTCTGAGTTTTGTAGGTCAAAGACTATGCCTGTATCTTGTTACAGCGTAAAATAGGCAATTCATCTTTACTTTTAGGGTACGTCATCTGTGGTAAGTCATTTAAATGTAGATCAATGGGTCATGGCTCGCGACCGTCATCGTTTAAATCGACTGCGTAAAGGTAAAGATGCAAATCCAAAGCAGTATCAAGAATTATTTGAAAAATCCAATTTAAAAGTCCGTTCACGTCTAGACAGTATTCCCAACATTAAACTGAATCAAGATTTGCCTGTGACCCAATATACAGACAAGTTGATTGAGGCCATTCAGCAGAACCAAGTGGTGATTGTGGCAGGAGAAACGGGTTCAGGTAAGACTACTCAGCTCCCTCAAATTGCAATGCTTGCAGGACGTGGTTTGACTGGAATGATTGGTCATACACAGCCACGTCGTTTGGCGGCGCGTACAGTCTCTCAGCGAATTTCAGAAGAAGTCGGTCAAAAACTCGGTGAGTCGATCAGTTTTAAAATCCGTTTTAATGAGCAAGGCTCTCAGGACTCATTGGTGCGTCTAATGACCGATGGGATTCTGCTTGCTGAATTGGGTCATGATCGCTTTTTAACAAAATACGATACGATCATTATTGATGAGGCGCATGAGCGCTCACTCAATATCGACTTTATCATGGGCTATTTAAAGCAGCTACTACCCAAACGCCCAGATTTAAAGGTGATCGTGACGTCTGCGACTTTAGATGTAAATCGCTTTAGTGCTTACTTTAACAATGCCCCGATTTTTGAAGTTGAAGGTCGAAGTTTTCCAGTAGAACTGCGTTATCGACCTATTTCAGAAATGAGTATTGTGGGTAGTGATGATGATGAATTTGATGATTTTGAAGAAAATTTACCGCGAGCAGTCGTGCAAGCGGTTGAAGAATGTTTTCAAGATGCACAAGAAAAAGGGCATCCTGAACACGCGGATATTTTGATTTTTGCCAGTACAGAACTTGAAATTCGAGAACTACAAGAAACCCTACAAAAATTTGGTCCAAAACACACCGAAATTTTACCGCTGTATGCTCG
This genomic window from Acinetobacter sp. TGL-Y2 contains:
- a CDS encoding KTSC domain-containing protein — encoded protein: MGTPLAVTTWKYNATSRYLKIFYNNGSGELYHPVPEFIYNNLLRSSDKTAFVHKYLEYDLHFTRISIN
- the ahpC gene encoding alkyl hydroperoxide reductase subunit C; the protein is MSLINTEVKPFAATAYHNGQFVDVTEADLKGKWSVVFFYPADFTFVCPTELGDLADNYAEFQKLGVEVYGVSTDTHFTHKAWHDTSEVIGKIQYPLIGDPTWTLSKNFEVLIEAAGLADRGTFVIDPEGKIQIVEINAGGIGRDASELLRKVKAAQYVHAHPGEVCPAKWKEGDATLAPSIDLVGKI